In the Burkholderia cenocepacia genome, one interval contains:
- the betI gene encoding transcriptional regulator BetI: MPKVGMREIRRAQLIDATLRSIDEAGLPGTTLASVAQRANISTGIVSHYFGDKDGLLEATMRHVLRDLWSATTRRRVAARKDPRSRLRAVVAANFDDTQVSAPVMKTWLAFWSQSMHDPMLKRLQHVNTRRLHSNLCAEFAKALPLAKAREAASGLAALIDGLWLRGALAGGPIDTRAALKLAHDYIDLLLASD; encoded by the coding sequence ATGCCGAAAGTCGGAATGCGGGAGATACGCCGCGCACAGTTGATCGACGCCACGCTGCGCTCGATCGACGAAGCGGGCCTGCCCGGCACGACGCTCGCATCGGTCGCGCAACGCGCGAACATCTCTACGGGCATCGTCAGCCATTACTTCGGCGACAAGGACGGCCTGCTCGAAGCGACGATGCGGCACGTGCTGCGCGACCTGTGGTCGGCCACCACGCGCCGCCGCGTCGCCGCACGCAAGGACCCGCGTTCGCGGCTGCGCGCGGTCGTCGCCGCGAACTTCGACGACACGCAGGTCAGCGCGCCCGTGATGAAGACGTGGCTCGCGTTCTGGTCGCAGAGCATGCACGACCCGATGCTCAAGCGCCTGCAGCACGTGAACACGCGGCGCCTGCATTCGAACCTGTGCGCCGAATTCGCGAAGGCCTTGCCGCTCGCGAAGGCGCGCGAAGCCGCCAGCGGCCTCGCCGCGCTGATCGACGGCCTGTGGCTGCGCGGCGCACTCGCCGGCGGCCCGATCGACACCCGGGCCGCTTTGAAGCTCGCCCACGATTACATCGACCTGCTGCTCGCGTCCGACTGA
- the betB gene encoding betaine-aldehyde dehydrogenase, which produces MSVYGLQRLYIGGGYVDATSGKTFDTFDPATGELLAQVQQASAADVDRAVASAQEGQREWAAMTAMQRSRILRRAVDLLRERNDELAAIETRDTGKPIGETLAVDIVTGADVIEYYAGLATAIEGLQVPLRAESFVYTRREPLGVCAGIGAWNYPIQIACWKTAPALAAGNAMVFKPSEVTPLTALKLAEIYTEAGVPAGVFNVVQGDGSVGALLTGHPGIAKVSFTGGVETGKKVMSLAGASSLKEVTMELGGKSPLIVFDDADLDRAADIAVTANFFSSGQVCTNGTRVFVHRSIKDAFTQKVLERVKRIRVGKPTDADTNFGPLVSAAQLDKVLGFIESGKAEGAKLLAGGTRLTDGHFGSGQYVAPTVFGDCRDDMKIVREEIFGPVMSILEFESEDEVIARANDTHYGLAAGVVTENLSRAHRAIHRLEAGICWINTWGESPAEMPVGGYKQSGVGRENGITTLEHYTRIKSVQVELGRYNPVF; this is translated from the coding sequence ATGTCCGTATACGGTTTGCAGCGCCTCTACATCGGCGGCGGTTACGTCGACGCCACCAGCGGCAAGACTTTCGACACCTTCGATCCCGCCACCGGCGAACTGCTCGCGCAGGTGCAGCAGGCCAGCGCGGCCGACGTCGACCGCGCCGTTGCGTCCGCCCAGGAAGGCCAGCGCGAATGGGCCGCGATGACCGCGATGCAGCGCTCGCGCATCCTGCGTCGCGCGGTCGACCTGCTGCGCGAACGCAACGACGAACTCGCGGCCATCGAGACGCGCGACACCGGCAAGCCGATCGGCGAGACGCTCGCGGTCGACATCGTCACCGGCGCGGACGTGATCGAGTACTACGCGGGCCTCGCGACCGCGATCGAAGGGCTGCAGGTGCCGCTGCGCGCCGAGTCGTTCGTCTATACGCGCCGCGAGCCGCTCGGCGTGTGCGCGGGCATCGGCGCATGGAACTATCCGATCCAGATCGCGTGCTGGAAGACGGCGCCCGCGCTCGCGGCCGGCAACGCGATGGTGTTCAAGCCGAGCGAAGTCACGCCGCTGACCGCGCTGAAGCTCGCGGAAATCTATACGGAAGCCGGCGTGCCGGCCGGCGTGTTCAACGTCGTGCAGGGCGACGGCTCGGTCGGCGCGCTGCTCACCGGTCATCCGGGCATCGCGAAGGTGTCGTTCACCGGCGGCGTCGAGACCGGCAAGAAGGTGATGTCGCTGGCCGGCGCATCGTCGCTGAAGGAAGTGACGATGGAGCTCGGCGGCAAGTCGCCGCTGATCGTGTTCGACGATGCGGACCTCGATCGCGCGGCCGACATCGCGGTGACCGCCAACTTCTTCAGCTCGGGCCAGGTCTGCACGAACGGCACGCGCGTGTTCGTGCACCGCTCGATCAAGGACGCGTTCACGCAGAAGGTGCTCGAACGCGTGAAGCGCATCCGCGTCGGCAAGCCGACCGATGCCGACACCAACTTCGGCCCGCTCGTGTCGGCCGCGCAGCTCGACAAGGTGCTCGGCTTCATCGAAAGCGGCAAGGCCGAAGGCGCGAAGCTGCTCGCGGGCGGCACGCGCCTGACCGACGGTCACTTCGGCAGCGGCCAGTACGTCGCGCCGACCGTGTTCGGCGACTGCCGCGACGACATGAAGATCGTGCGCGAAGAGATTTTCGGGCCGGTGATGAGCATCCTCGAGTTCGAATCGGAGGACGAAGTGATCGCCCGCGCGAACGACACGCACTACGGCCTCGCGGCCGGTGTCGTGACCGAGAACCTGTCGCGCGCGCACCGCGCGATCCATCGCCTCGAAGCCGGCATCTGCTGGATCAACACGTGGGGCGAATCGCCGGCCGAGATGCCGGTTGGCGGATACAAGCAATCCGGTGTCGGGCGCGAGAACGGCATCACGACGCTCGAGCACTACACTCGAATCAAGTCGGTGCAGGTCGAGCTCGGCCGTTACAACCCGGTGTTCTAA
- the betA gene encoding choline dehydrogenase, translating to MTTREYDYIICGAGSAGNVLATRLTEDPDVTVLLLEAGGPDYRFDFRTQMPAALAYPLQGRRYNWAYETDPEPHMDNRRMECGRGKGLGGSSLINGMCYIRGNALDYDNWSTHKGLENWTYLDCLPYFKKAETRDVGPNDYHGGSGPVSVTTSKPGVNPLFEAMVDAGVQAGYPRTDDLNGYQQEGFGPMDRTVTPKGRRASTARGYLDQAKVRPNLEIVTHALADRILFDGKRASGVTYLRGSERATAHARREVLVCSGAIASPQLLQRSGVGPGAWLKELDIPVVLDLPGVGQNLQDHLEMYIQYECKEPVSLYPALKWWNQPKIGLEWMLNGTGLGASNHFEAGGFIRTRDDDPWPNIQYHFLPVAINYNGSNAIEMHGFQAHVGSMRSPSRGRVKLRSRDPNDHPSILFNYMAEALDWREFRDAIRATREIMRQPALDRYRGRELNPGADCKSDKELDAFVRARAETAFHPSCSCKMGYDDMAVVDEEGRVHGLDGLRVVDASIMPIITTGNLNAPTIMIAEKIADKIRGRTPLARVDVPYFVANGALARNVAKAVRQPETV from the coding sequence ATGACGACACGCGAATACGACTACATCATCTGCGGCGCGGGTTCCGCGGGCAACGTGCTCGCAACGCGCCTGACGGAAGATCCGGACGTCACGGTGCTGCTGCTCGAAGCGGGCGGCCCCGACTACCGCTTCGACTTCCGCACGCAGATGCCGGCGGCGCTGGCCTATCCGCTGCAGGGCCGCCGCTACAACTGGGCGTACGAGACCGATCCCGAGCCGCACATGGACAACCGCCGGATGGAATGCGGGCGCGGCAAGGGGCTGGGCGGCTCGTCGCTGATCAACGGGATGTGCTACATCCGCGGCAACGCGCTCGACTACGACAACTGGTCGACGCACAAGGGCCTCGAGAACTGGACGTATCTCGACTGCCTGCCGTACTTCAAGAAAGCCGAGACGCGCGACGTCGGCCCGAACGACTATCACGGCGGCAGCGGCCCCGTGTCGGTCACGACCAGCAAGCCGGGCGTGAATCCGCTGTTCGAGGCGATGGTCGACGCGGGCGTGCAGGCCGGCTATCCGCGCACCGACGACCTGAACGGTTATCAGCAGGAAGGTTTCGGCCCGATGGACCGCACCGTCACGCCGAAGGGCCGCCGCGCGAGCACCGCGCGCGGCTACCTCGACCAGGCAAAGGTGCGGCCGAACCTCGAGATCGTCACGCACGCGCTCGCCGACCGCATCCTGTTCGACGGCAAGCGCGCGTCGGGCGTGACCTACCTGCGCGGCAGCGAGCGCGCGACCGCGCATGCGCGCCGCGAAGTGCTCGTGTGCAGCGGCGCGATCGCGTCGCCGCAACTGCTGCAGCGCTCGGGCGTCGGTCCCGGCGCGTGGCTGAAAGAACTCGACATTCCGGTCGTGCTCGACCTGCCCGGCGTCGGCCAGAACCTGCAGGATCACCTGGAGATGTACATCCAGTACGAGTGCAAGGAGCCGGTCTCGCTGTACCCGGCGCTCAAGTGGTGGAACCAGCCGAAGATCGGCCTCGAATGGATGCTGAACGGCACGGGCCTCGGCGCGAGCAACCACTTCGAGGCGGGCGGCTTCATCCGCACGCGCGACGACGACCCGTGGCCGAACATCCAGTATCACTTCCTGCCGGTGGCGATCAACTACAACGGCTCGAACGCGATCGAGATGCATGGCTTCCAGGCGCACGTCGGCTCGATGCGCTCGCCGAGCCGCGGCCGCGTGAAGCTGCGCTCGCGCGATCCGAACGACCATCCGAGCATCCTGTTCAACTACATGGCCGAAGCGCTCGACTGGCGCGAGTTCCGCGATGCGATCCGCGCGACGCGCGAGATCATGCGGCAGCCGGCGCTCGACCGCTATCGCGGCCGCGAGCTGAATCCGGGCGCCGACTGCAAGAGCGACAAGGAACTCGACGCGTTCGTGCGCGCCCGTGCGGAAACCGCGTTCCATCCGTCGTGCTCGTGCAAGATGGGCTACGACGACATGGCGGTGGTCGATGAAGAAGGCCGCGTGCACGGGCTCGACGGGCTGCGTGTCGTCGATGCGTCGATCATGCCGATCATCACGACCGGCAACCTGAATGCGCCGACGATCATGATCGCCGAGAAGATCGCCGACAAGATCCGCGGCCGCACGCCGCTCGCGCGGGTCGACGTGCCGTACTTCGTCGCGAACGGCGCATTGGCGAGGAATGTCGCGAAGGCCGTGCGACAACCCGAGACGGTCTGA
- a CDS encoding OmpW/AlkL family protein, protein MKKLIVAGVVAGVSTLASAQQAGDNVATLGWLHIMPQDSTNGLTTNLASMPINGPLRLPGSFTSPGTSLTVNNADTVGLTLTHFFTDHIAVTSVLGVPPEFTLTGHGVIRPPGPAGALGNVDMDKSANQPAVKNARQWSPTIILQYYFNSSTAKFRPFVGIGVAYSWFSNIELNGNFAKDINENLGSVLAAGAGKPGATSVEGKASSSFTPVYNIGASYAIDKHWGLTATLTYMPLKTYSSLVIKAADGSTLATTRTRLKADPLITFVGISYKF, encoded by the coding sequence ATGAAGAAGCTGATTGTCGCGGGTGTCGTCGCTGGCGTATCGACGCTCGCATCGGCCCAGCAGGCGGGCGACAACGTCGCGACGCTGGGCTGGCTGCACATCATGCCGCAGGATTCGACCAACGGGCTGACGACGAATCTCGCGAGCATGCCGATCAACGGGCCGTTGCGCCTGCCTGGTTCGTTCACGTCGCCGGGCACGAGCCTGACGGTCAACAACGCCGATACGGTCGGCCTCACGCTCACGCACTTCTTCACCGATCACATCGCGGTGACGTCGGTGCTCGGCGTGCCACCGGAATTCACGCTGACCGGACACGGCGTGATCAGGCCGCCCGGCCCGGCCGGCGCGCTCGGCAACGTCGACATGGACAAGTCGGCGAACCAGCCGGCGGTGAAGAATGCGCGGCAGTGGAGCCCGACGATCATCCTGCAGTACTACTTCAATTCGTCGACGGCCAAGTTTCGTCCGTTCGTCGGGATCGGCGTGGCCTACAGCTGGTTCAGCAACATCGAACTGAACGGCAACTTCGCGAAGGACATCAACGAGAACCTCGGCAGCGTGCTCGCCGCCGGCGCCGGCAAGCCGGGCGCGACGTCGGTGGAGGGCAAGGCGTCGTCGTCGTTCACGCCCGTCTACAACATCGGCGCGAGCTACGCGATCGACAAGCACTGGGGGCTCACGGCGACGCTGACCTACATGCCGCTGAAGACCTACTCGTCGCTGGTGATCAAGGCGGCCGACGGCTCGACGCTCGCGACCACGCGCACGCGGCTGAAGGCTGACCCGCTGATCACGTTCGTCGGGATTTCCTACAAGTTCTGA
- a CDS encoding DUF2957 domain-containing protein yields MNLKQWMAAASLAPVLAACGGDGDPPPAPVVRLCPQTIDYNTVFIGGSGSGELVKVQLDTTKMTYRMTYLASPVPATTGTVQPTRDTAPANVVDGTLADETGLPTVKLNQCTFRMQNASLDPSRPARLFLGEGVLGGAIPGATIQFDGVIGVGKITKTTFPYYPFISFSSLETDLTKIAGTYNQLGYHQVPSQNFQPVALDQQVTINADGSYTETDNFGKKNGGQPLASSATVNQPFTLRPDAPAFQSLNYLPQIPPTLAALDPAKAGKGILIVGRLRNQLVPVFIRTGAANADLTQGPPSADDESGISFLSPRTAVAQGSQDGEYTGVDSAFNYRATALVGAQATLLDPFNASQAALTRALNLDYTQKVPGVVTTVHADAASGPATGKFVFTGGVFGFLDMADTSNPYFTVGAFVQ; encoded by the coding sequence ATGAATTTGAAACAATGGATGGCCGCGGCGTCGCTCGCGCCCGTGCTGGCCGCGTGCGGCGGAGACGGCGACCCGCCGCCCGCGCCGGTGGTCCGGCTGTGCCCGCAGACGATCGACTACAACACGGTGTTCATCGGCGGGTCGGGGTCGGGCGAGCTCGTGAAGGTGCAGCTCGACACGACGAAGATGACGTACCGGATGACCTACCTCGCGTCGCCGGTGCCCGCCACCACGGGTACCGTGCAGCCGACGCGGGACACCGCGCCCGCGAACGTGGTCGACGGCACGCTGGCCGACGAGACGGGGCTGCCGACGGTGAAGCTGAACCAGTGCACGTTCCGGATGCAGAACGCGAGCCTCGACCCGAGCCGCCCCGCGCGGCTGTTCCTCGGCGAAGGCGTGCTGGGCGGCGCGATCCCCGGCGCGACGATCCAGTTCGACGGCGTGATCGGCGTCGGCAAGATCACGAAGACGACGTTTCCGTACTACCCGTTCATCAGCTTCTCGTCGCTGGAGACCGACCTGACGAAGATCGCCGGTACGTACAACCAGCTCGGTTATCACCAGGTGCCGTCGCAGAACTTCCAGCCGGTGGCGCTCGACCAGCAGGTGACGATCAACGCGGACGGCAGCTATACGGAAACCGACAACTTCGGCAAGAAGAACGGCGGACAGCCGCTTGCGTCGAGCGCGACCGTGAACCAGCCGTTCACGCTGCGCCCCGATGCGCCGGCATTCCAGTCGCTCAACTACCTGCCGCAGATTCCGCCGACGCTCGCCGCGCTCGATCCGGCGAAGGCCGGCAAGGGGATTCTGATCGTCGGCAGGCTGCGCAACCAGCTCGTGCCGGTTTTCATCCGCACCGGCGCCGCGAACGCGGACCTCACGCAAGGCCCGCCGAGCGCGGACGACGAATCGGGGATCTCGTTCCTGAGCCCGCGGACGGCGGTCGCGCAGGGCTCGCAGGACGGCGAGTACACCGGCGTCGACAGCGCATTCAACTACCGCGCGACCGCGCTCGTCGGCGCGCAGGCCACGCTGCTCGACCCGTTCAACGCGTCGCAGGCCGCGCTCACGCGCGCGCTGAACCTCGACTACACGCAGAAGGTGCCGGGCGTCGTGACGACCGTGCATGCGGATGCGGCATCGGGGCCGGCGACCGGCAAGTTCGTGTTCACCGGCGGCGTGTTCGGGTTCCTCGACATGGCCGATACGAGCAACCCGTACTTCACGGTCGGCGCGTTCGTGCAGTGA
- a CDS encoding DUF2957 domain-containing protein, producing the protein MIWIPEWRKAILSCAVLALPFVAGCGGGDDPGPITVPQCSGSACGPSGAETTPPVVTKLCPDALDYTTTYTGGAGSGEYVKVKFDTTKLTYQMQFIESSVPTSAGQVNNTRAGLTISGAFHHPTTLPTAEQNRCAFVLDSGATSDGAYSVTINRADPPMLFVGNGVVGGGIPGATIAFAGIPLLPGITLGVVPSRTFDFYPFIGFTDTETDFSKVAGNYNEVGIHLSPIGGDGQSPTGAVGWESDVVNWNQTLNADGSCSITQGSDYSCQTTGTPWAQRKNADGSADNVFVSNPAGGQGYPIAGQSSTLIIAPSQAKGIMIVGRLNGVLVPIVIRVGYTHVDTVNLLASVADAEVGISMLSSTKAIVANSLKGGYIGATSASACGIVTSSGQGNKLASAGPSFNPNVPHPDLPGIFANNAFYSVAGSCNDGTAVSTLAANYTSTLFQGSTAAFIDPQTSSVTSQFALDYTQATPGKIRVTAAQDFNAKGANGNAAIFGKGDTGWLVTAGNVYAMVVNDNKVNPFFTIGAFVQ; encoded by the coding sequence ATGATTTGGATTCCTGAATGGCGGAAGGCGATCCTGTCGTGCGCGGTGCTGGCGCTGCCGTTCGTCGCCGGTTGTGGCGGCGGCGACGATCCGGGGCCGATCACCGTACCGCAGTGCTCGGGCAGCGCCTGCGGGCCGAGCGGCGCCGAAACGACGCCGCCCGTCGTGACGAAGCTGTGTCCGGACGCGCTCGACTACACGACGACATATACGGGCGGCGCCGGCAGCGGCGAGTACGTGAAGGTGAAGTTCGACACGACGAAGCTCACCTACCAGATGCAGTTCATCGAATCGTCGGTGCCGACCTCGGCAGGGCAAGTCAACAACACGCGTGCGGGCCTGACGATCAGCGGCGCGTTCCATCATCCGACCACGCTTCCGACCGCCGAGCAGAACCGTTGCGCGTTCGTGCTCGACAGCGGCGCGACGAGCGACGGCGCGTATTCGGTGACGATCAACCGTGCCGATCCGCCGATGCTGTTCGTCGGCAATGGCGTGGTGGGCGGCGGGATTCCGGGGGCGACGATCGCGTTCGCCGGTATCCCGCTGCTGCCGGGCATCACGCTCGGTGTCGTCCCGTCGCGCACCTTCGATTTCTATCCGTTCATCGGCTTCACCGACACCGAAACCGACTTCTCGAAAGTGGCGGGCAACTACAACGAGGTCGGCATCCATCTGTCGCCCATCGGCGGTGATGGGCAGAGCCCGACCGGGGCGGTCGGCTGGGAATCCGACGTCGTCAACTGGAATCAGACGTTGAATGCGGACGGCTCGTGCTCGATCACGCAGGGCAGCGACTACTCGTGTCAGACGACCGGGACGCCGTGGGCGCAGCGCAAGAACGCGGACGGATCGGCGGACAATGTATTCGTGAGCAATCCGGCCGGGGGGCAGGGGTATCCGATCGCGGGGCAGAGCTCGACGCTGATCATCGCACCGAGCCAGGCGAAAGGCATCATGATCGTCGGCAGGCTGAACGGCGTACTCGTGCCGATCGTGATTCGTGTCGGCTACACGCACGTCGATACGGTCAATCTGCTCGCCTCGGTCGCCGATGCCGAAGTCGGCATCTCGATGCTGTCGTCGACGAAGGCGATTGTCGCGAACTCCCTGAAGGGCGGATACATCGGCGCGACCAGTGCCTCCGCGTGCGGCATCGTGACATCCAGCGGCCAGGGGAACAAGTTGGCGTCGGCGGGGCCGAGCTTCAACCCGAACGTGCCGCACCCCGACCTGCCCGGCATCTTCGCCAACAACGCGTTCTATTCGGTCGCCGGCAGTTGCAACGACGGCACCGCCGTGTCGACGCTGGCGGCGAACTATACGTCCACGCTGTTCCAGGGCAGTACCGCGGCATTCATCGATCCGCAGACGTCGTCGGTCACCTCGCAGTTCGCGCTGGACTATACGCAGGCCACGCCCGGCAAGATCAGGGTGACGGCCGCGCAGGACTTCAACGCGAAGGGCGCGAACGGCAACGCGGCGATCTTCGGCAAGGGCGACACGGGCTGGCTCGTGACGGCCGGCAACGTCTACGCGATGGTCGTCAACGACAATAAGGTCAACCCGTTCTTCACGATCGGCGCGTTCGTCCAGTAA
- a CDS encoding cupin domain-containing protein: protein MSLIDFKSVADAQAAAWKSTIVGEVGPARIKVLRMDAQPYEAEVHDYNEGLLVLDGTLMLEVDAETVVVGAGQMFLAHAGTRHAVLPGSHGTLAIIDV, encoded by the coding sequence ATGTCTTTGATCGATTTCAAATCCGTGGCGGACGCGCAGGCGGCCGCATGGAAATCCACGATCGTCGGCGAAGTCGGCCCGGCGCGGATCAAGGTGCTGCGCATGGATGCGCAGCCGTACGAAGCCGAAGTGCACGACTACAACGAGGGGCTGCTGGTGCTCGACGGCACGCTGATGCTCGAGGTCGACGCGGAAACGGTCGTGGTCGGGGCCGGCCAGATGTTTCTCGCGCACGCCGGCACGCGCCACGCGGTGCTGCCCGGCAGCCACGGCACGCTCGCGATCATCGACGTGTGA
- a CDS encoding ABC transporter ATP-binding protein produces the protein MQPILSVSDLSKTYASGFQALKHVTLDIRPGEIFALLGPNGAGKTTLIGSICGIVTPTEGRVTVGGHDIRDQYRAAREMIGLVPQELTTDAFETVWATVSFSRGLFGKAPDPAYIEKTLKALSLWDKRDNKLMTLSGGMKRRVMIAKALSHEPRILFLDEPTAGVDVELRRDMWKLVDSLRESGVTILLTTHYIEEAEEMADRIGIILGGELVLVEEKRELMRKLGKKQLTVQLEHPLAEMPPALAPFGLERTEDGAALVYTYDSQRDDASIAKLINALGSAGIGFRDLHTTQSSLEDIFVSLIDNRRNGVQGA, from the coding sequence ATGCAACCGATCCTTTCCGTCTCCGACCTTTCCAAGACTTACGCGTCCGGCTTCCAGGCGCTGAAGCACGTGACCCTCGACATCCGCCCCGGCGAGATCTTCGCGCTGCTCGGGCCGAACGGCGCCGGCAAGACGACGCTGATCGGCTCGATCTGCGGCATCGTCACGCCGACCGAAGGCCGCGTGACGGTCGGCGGCCACGACATCCGCGATCAATACCGCGCCGCCCGCGAAATGATCGGCCTCGTGCCGCAGGAGCTGACCACCGACGCGTTCGAAACCGTCTGGGCGACCGTGTCGTTCAGCCGCGGCCTGTTCGGCAAGGCGCCCGATCCCGCGTACATCGAGAAGACGCTGAAGGCGCTGTCGCTGTGGGACAAGCGCGACAACAAGCTGATGACGCTGTCGGGCGGCATGAAGCGCCGCGTGATGATCGCGAAGGCGCTGTCGCACGAGCCGCGCATCCTGTTCCTCGACGAGCCGACGGCCGGCGTCGACGTCGAGCTGCGCCGCGACATGTGGAAGCTCGTCGATTCGCTGCGCGAAAGCGGTGTGACCATCCTGCTCACCACGCACTACATCGAGGAAGCCGAGGAGATGGCCGACCGGATCGGCATCATCCTCGGCGGCGAGCTCGTGCTCGTCGAGGAAAAGCGCGAACTGATGCGCAAGCTCGGCAAGAAGCAGCTCACCGTGCAGCTCGAGCACCCGCTCGCCGAGATGCCGCCCGCGCTCGCGCCGTTCGGGCTCGAACGCACGGAAGACGGCGCCGCGCTCGTCTATACGTACGACTCGCAGCGCGACGACGCGAGCATCGCGAAGCTCATCAACGCGCTCGGCTCGGCCGGCATCGGCTTTCGCGACCTGCACACGACGCAGAGCTCGCTGGAGGACATTTTCGTCAGCCTGATCGACAACCGCCGCAACGGCGTGCAAGGAGCCTGA
- a CDS encoding RNA-guided endonuclease InsQ/TnpB family protein — translation MILVYRYRVKSLNGLLNKQSRAVNYVWNFCNDTQKHALKWGKKWPTGFDLNVLTTGSSKELGIHSGTINATCEQYAKSRSQHRRPYLRYRGRKSLGWVPLKGRDLKREGDAFRFAGNTFRVFNSRPLPEGKIKDGTNFAQDARGNWFLNIVIEMPDVPARPIRSGVGIDLGLKDFATLSTGEKLPNDRFGRRAVEKLGKAQRARKHKRHIAKLHAKVANARADFQHKLALDLVRRFDYIAVGNVSAAKLARTRMAKSVYDASWSSFRNKLRYKAIAHGATFEEVDESGSTQSCSSCGSRDSTTRPKGIAGLRIREWACSDCGAEHDRDTNAALNILRCGRASPGVGIFSL, via the coding sequence ATGATTCTTGTCTATCGCTACCGGGTGAAGTCGCTCAACGGACTGCTTAACAAGCAGAGCCGCGCGGTGAACTACGTCTGGAACTTCTGCAACGACACGCAGAAGCACGCGCTCAAGTGGGGCAAGAAGTGGCCGACTGGATTCGACCTGAACGTGCTGACGACCGGCAGCAGCAAAGAACTCGGTATTCACTCCGGCACGATCAACGCGACGTGTGAGCAATACGCGAAGTCGCGCAGTCAGCACCGCCGGCCCTACCTGCGCTATCGCGGCAGGAAATCGCTGGGCTGGGTGCCGCTGAAGGGGCGTGACCTGAAGCGCGAGGGTGACGCGTTCCGTTTCGCCGGCAACACGTTTCGCGTGTTCAACAGCCGACCGCTTCCCGAAGGCAAGATCAAGGACGGCACCAACTTTGCACAGGATGCACGCGGCAACTGGTTTCTCAACATCGTGATCGAGATGCCCGATGTTCCGGCCCGACCTATCCGTTCCGGTGTGGGCATCGATCTCGGCCTGAAAGACTTCGCCACACTTTCGACCGGCGAGAAGCTGCCAAATGACCGGTTCGGCAGGCGTGCGGTGGAGAAGCTGGGGAAAGCTCAGCGGGCGCGAAAGCACAAACGACATATCGCGAAGCTGCACGCCAAGGTGGCGAACGCCCGTGCCGATTTCCAACACAAGCTCGCGCTCGATCTGGTGCGGCGCTTCGATTACATCGCGGTCGGCAACGTGTCGGCCGCAAAACTCGCCAGAACCAGGATGGCGAAAAGCGTCTACGACGCGTCCTGGTCGTCCTTCCGAAACAAGCTCCGCTACAAAGCGATCGCGCACGGAGCCACGTTCGAGGAAGTCGACGAAAGCGGTTCGACCCAGTCCTGTTCGTCGTGCGGGTCGAGAGACAGCACGACGCGGCCGAAAGGTATCGCGGGACTGCGAATAAGAGAGTGGGCCTGTAGTGACTGTGGTGCCGAGCATGATCGAGATACCAACGCTGCGTTGAACATTCTCCGATGCGGACGTGCATCGCCAGGTGTGGGAATCTTCTCCCTTTAG
- a CDS encoding ABC transporter permease — protein MNWQGIRAIYRAEMARTRRTLMQSIIAPVISTSLYFVVFGSAIGSRISDVNGIGYGSFIVPGLVMLSLLSQSISNASFGIYFPRFTGTIYEILSAPVSYWEIVIAYVGAAASKSILLGVIILATAGLFVPLHILHPFWMVLFLVLTAVTFSLFGFVIGIWADSFEKLQLVPLLIITPLTFLGGSFYSVDMLPPAWRVVTLFNPIVYLISGFRWSFYGIADVHVWISLAATALFLVILLAIVAWMFRTGYKLKN, from the coding sequence ATGAACTGGCAAGGAATTCGCGCGATCTACCGCGCAGAAATGGCCCGCACGCGCCGCACGCTGATGCAGAGCATCATCGCGCCGGTAATCTCGACGTCGCTGTATTTCGTCGTGTTCGGCTCCGCGATCGGCTCGCGCATCAGCGACGTGAACGGCATCGGCTACGGGTCGTTCATCGTGCCGGGCCTCGTGATGCTGTCGCTGCTGTCGCAGAGCATCTCGAACGCGTCGTTCGGCATCTACTTCCCGCGCTTCACCGGCACGATCTACGAGATCCTGTCCGCGCCCGTGTCGTACTGGGAGATCGTGATCGCGTACGTCGGCGCGGCCGCGTCGAAGTCGATCCTGCTCGGCGTGATCATCCTCGCCACGGCCGGCCTGTTCGTGCCGCTGCACATCCTGCATCCGTTCTGGATGGTGCTGTTCCTGGTGCTGACGGCCGTCACGTTCAGCCTGTTCGGCTTCGTGATCGGCATCTGGGCCGACAGCTTCGAGAAGCTGCAGCTCGTGCCGCTGCTGATCATCACGCCGCTCACGTTCCTCGGCGGCAGCTTCTATTCGGTCGACATGCTGCCGCCCGCGTGGCGCGTCGTCACGCTGTTCAACCCGATCGTCTACCTGATCAGCGGCTTTCGCTGGTCGTTCTACGGGATCGCCGACGTGCACGTGTGGATCAGCCTCGCCGCGACCGCGCTGTTCCTCGTGATCCTGCTCGCGATCGTCGCGTGGATGTTCCGCACCGGCTACAAGCTGAAGAATTGA